From the Cloacibacillus sp. genome, the window TACGTGTTCCTTTGGGGTCGCCATTGTTGTCAATGACAACGGCCGCGTTGTCGTCGAAGCGAACGTATGAACCGTCCTTGCGGCGGATCTCTTTTTTCGTCCTGACGATGACGGCCTTTACGACGTCACCCTTTTTGATGTTTGCGTTGGGAGCCGCCTCACGGACCGCGCCAACGATAACATCCCCGACAGTTCCCACTTTGCGGAAGCTGCCGCCCTTAACCTGGACGCAGAGGATTTTCTTTGCGCCGGAGTTGTCGGCTACGTTAAGTACTGTACGCAGCTGAATCATAACTATTCGGCCTCCTCTTCAGCGACGCCGAGGATAGGAGCTCTCTCAACTATCTCAAGAACTTCCCAGCGCTTTCTCGCGCTTAGGGGACGGGTCTCGCCTATCTTGACGGTGTCGCCCACGCGGCAGTCGTTGGTCTCATCATGAGCCATGAATTTCTTTGAACGGAGAACAGGTTTGCCGTAGAGAGAGTGCTTTGCCATACGGTCTACGCGCACGACGATGGTCTTTTCCATCTTGTCGCTAACCACTGTTCCGGTACGGACTTTACGATGTGCTGTACGCTCTTCCATCGTCGGTTACCTCCTTGCTCCTGAGTGATCTATACCCATCTCTTTTTCCGTAATGACGGTAAGAATACGGGCGATAGTCTTCTTTACGTCTTTAATGCGTCCCGAATTGCTCAACTGTCCGATCGCGTTCTGAAAACGGAGGTTGAACAGCTCTTCCTTATACTGCTTGTGCTTATCTTTAAGCTCAGATACGCTGAGATCTCGAAGTTCCTTGGGATCCATACTATTCACCTGCTCCCTCTTGGGTTAACATTTTTACCTTGATGGGCAGTTTGAACGATGCGGTGCGGAAGGCCTGTTCGGCAACTTCACGCGGCACTCCGGCAATTTCAAACATAACGCGTCCGCGCTTTACTGCTGCGGTCCAGTATTCCACGTTTCCCTTACCTTTACCCATACGAGTTTCAAGAGGCTTTTCTGTGACTGGGCGATCCGGGAATATCCTGATCCAGATCTTTCCGCCCTTTTTCATCTTGCGGCTGATGGCAACACGAACCGCCTCTATCTGGCGCGCCGTGATCCAGCCGTTCTCGCAGGCCTGAAGTCCAAACTCGCCAAAGTCCACCTCTGTAGCGCCTTTGCTGTAGCCGCGAAGGGCCGTCAGATGCGGCTTACGGTATTTTACTCTTTTCGGAGAAAGCATTGGATCTTACCTCCTCTCCTTTGTTACGGGCTCGGCCTCAAATATGGGCTTGCGCTCCATAACTTCGCCCTTATATATCCACACTTTGATGCCGATTACGCCGTAGATCGTGTGAGCTTCGGCGAAGCCGTAATCGATATCGGCTCTCAGTGTTGAAAGGGGAAGCTGGCCTTCAAGATACCACTCCGTGCGCGCTATTTCTGCACCGCCGAGACGTCCGGCGCACTGGATCTTGATTCCCTTGGCTCCCGACTTCATCGCGCGGAAGATCGACTGCTTCATCGCGCGGCGGAAGCTGATTCTGCGCTCAAGTGAAGAGGCGACGCCCTCGGCAACTACCTGAGCCTCTACGTCGGGATTCTTCATCTCCTGAATGTTTATCATGACCCGGTTGCCGGTCATAGCCTGAAGTTCCTCACGAACCGCCTGTATCTCTGCACCCTGCTTGCCAATTACGACACCAGGCCGGGCGGTCCAAACTGTAAAACGCATAACGTTGCCAATACGCTCAATCTCCACACGGCTCACGCCAACCTGGGCCCAGCGTTTCTTGATCCAGTTTCTGAGCTCAAGGTCTTTGTGAAGAAACTTCGCGTATTTTTTACCGTCAGCGTACCAGCGGGATTCCCAATCGTAGATAACGCCAAGTCTATAACCTACCGGGTGAACTTTCTGACCCACCGTTCAACCCCTCCTTACTTCTCGCACACGACCATGGTGATATGGCACGTGTGATGTCTGAAAGCATGAGCGCGGCCCATGGAAACGGGGCGGAAACGCTTCATGTATGCTCCCTGGTCAGCCGTGGCGGTCTTGACGATGAGTTTGTCCATATCGAGACCGTGGTTGTGCTCAGCATTCGCAACGGCGCTCTTGAGCACCTTCTCAGCGTATCTGGCCGGCTTATTGGGAGTATATTTGAGAATCATGAGCGCCTCTGAAGCATTCTTGCCTCTGACGAGCGCCAGAACTCTGCGGACTTTGTTTGCAGAAATACGGATCTGCTTTGCCGATGCTTTTACTTCCATACCTCGCGTCCTCCTACCTCTTTACCTTTGTGGAGCGTTCCTGGCCGGCGTGGCCGCCGAACTTACGGGTAGGCGCAAACTCACCGAGCTTATGTCCTATCATATTGTCGCTGATGTAAACCGGAACATGAATACGGCCGTTATGCACTGCTATCGTGTGTCCGACCATTTCAGGCGTGATCGAGCAGGCGCGGGCCCAGCTCTTGATAACCACTTTTTTGCCTGATTCGTTCATGTTCTCTACCCTGCGGAGAAGTTTAACGTCTACGTAGGGTCCTTTTTTTAGTGAACGAGCCATCTTAATTCTCTCCTACAAACTCGGGTTACTTCTTGCGGCGGCGGACGATGAACTTATCCGACGGCTTACGCTTACGGGTACGGTAACCCTTTGCCGGAGTACCCCACGGTGAGACGGGATGCTTGTGCGACTTGCTCTTGCCTTCGCCTCCGCCCATCGGATGGTCGACAGGGTTCTGGATCATACCGCGGATATGCGGACGAATGCCAAGCCAGCGTGTTCTTCCCGCTTTACCTGAGACTACGTTCTCG encodes:
- the rpsS gene encoding 30S ribosomal protein S19 encodes the protein MARSLKKGPYVDVKLLRRVENMNESGKKVVIKSWARACSITPEMVGHTIAVHNGRIHVPVYISDNMIGHKLGEFAPTRKFGGHAGQERSTKVKR
- the rplN gene encoding 50S ribosomal protein L14, producing the protein MIQLRTVLNVADNSGAKKILCVQVKGGSFRKVGTVGDVIVGAVREAAPNANIKKGDVVKAVIVRTKKEIRRKDGSYVRFDDNAAVVIDNNGDPKGTRIFGPVARELREKKYMRIVSLAPEVV
- the rpmC gene encoding 50S ribosomal protein L29; its protein translation is MDPKELRDLSVSELKDKHKQYKEELFNLRFQNAIGQLSNSGRIKDVKKTIARILTVITEKEMGIDHSGARR
- the rplP gene encoding 50S ribosomal protein L16, whose amino-acid sequence is MLSPKRVKYRKPHLTALRGYSKGATEVDFGEFGLQACENGWITARQIEAVRVAISRKMKKGGKIWIRIFPDRPVTEKPLETRMGKGKGNVEYWTAAVKRGRVMFEIAGVPREVAEQAFRTASFKLPIKVKMLTQEGAGE
- the rpsC gene encoding 30S ribosomal protein S3; translation: MGQKVHPVGYRLGVIYDWESRWYADGKKYAKFLHKDLELRNWIKKRWAQVGVSRVEIERIGNVMRFTVWTARPGVVIGKQGAEIQAVREELQAMTGNRVMINIQEMKNPDVEAQVVAEGVASSLERRISFRRAMKQSIFRAMKSGAKGIKIQCAGRLGGAEIARTEWYLEGQLPLSTLRADIDYGFAEAHTIYGVIGIKVWIYKGEVMERKPIFEAEPVTKERR
- the rplV gene encoding 50S ribosomal protein L22, which gives rise to MEVKASAKQIRISANKVRRVLALVRGKNASEALMILKYTPNKPARYAEKVLKSAVANAEHNHGLDMDKLIVKTATADQGAYMKRFRPVSMGRAHAFRHHTCHITMVVCEK
- the rpsQ gene encoding 30S ribosomal protein S17, which encodes MEERTAHRKVRTGTVVSDKMEKTIVVRVDRMAKHSLYGKPVLRSKKFMAHDETNDCRVGDTVKIGETRPLSARKRWEVLEIVERAPILGVAEEEAE